The Neodiprion fabricii isolate iyNeoFabr1 chromosome 4, iyNeoFabr1.1, whole genome shotgun sequence genome window below encodes:
- the LOC124180030 gene encoding circadian clock-controlled protein daywake-like encodes MTLLTTVGVLMVLASASSTAAIPKFITTCNRKDPDMPNCVIGIVTRLRPYLAAGIPEFRIPPLEPLHLRELVAVEGPGIKISAKEIDTYGCSDFTIKRLKLDMDNLYAEADVDLPHLFMDGLYSVEGRVLTIPVTARGTLRGNFTKCIGYLKMRGEFVKDEMGEDHLHCTYFDVKISVGNGHLRLENLFGTEELLGDLVNQVINSNFDTIMNELTPAIEKTLSAAFKRTANNIVEPFTYRQLFPDGERDTSG; translated from the exons ATGACACTTTTAACGACAGTTGGAGTGCTCATGGTGCTGGCATCAGCATCTTCGACTGCCGCTATTC CAAAATTCATCACCACCTGTAACCGGAAGGACCCCGACATGCCGAATTGTGTAATCGGCATCGTAACCCGTCTTCGGCCGTATCTGGCGGCAGGAATTCCGGAGTTTCGGATCCCCCCTCTGGAACCGTTGCACCTGAGGGAGCTGGTAGCTGTCGAAGGACCGGGAATCAAAATTTCTGCCAAAGAAATTGACACCTATGGCTGTAGTGATTTCACAATCAAGAGACtaaa ACTCGACATGGACAATTTGTACGCCGAAGCAGACGTTGACCTTCCGCATCTTTTCATGGATGGTCTTTACTCCGTCGAAGGCAGGGTATTAACTATTCCCGTCACTGCAAGGGGCACGCTGCGAGGTAATTTCACCAAATGCATAGGGTACCTCAAAATGCGGGGAGAATTTGTGAAGGACGAAATGGGCGAGGACCATCTCCACTGCACGTATTTCGACGTAAAGATATCCGTGGGCAACGGCCATCTCCGTCTAGAAAATCTATTCGGGACCGAGGAGCTGCTTGGCGACCTGGTCAATCAAGTGATAAACAGTAATTTTGACACTATAATGAACGAATTGACACCAGCGATAGAAAAAACTTTGTCCGCAGCTTTTAAAAGAACGGCGAATAATATCGTCGAACCTTTCACCTACCGGCAATTATTCCCCGATGGTGAAAGGGACACGTCAGGATAG